The following proteins are encoded in a genomic region of Desulfonatronum thiodismutans:
- a CDS encoding LptF/LptG family permease produces MSSRNVKLPPPTRPSIAPFVSDVFRRLTAYRLSTLQRYLLVQNLFLNGLCLGVGICIYLLQDLVENLDVFVQAGVGVGTMAGFFLAKLPLILSQILPAAFLVSLIVQIGLLVRHRELLALQSGGVSYTALVRFYAVYGLVWCFAQLFLAQALGVAGQRAMDRIWAEQVRKEEAGQVELRDIWFLSGTYVVSVDGAYPEQRRGRDITVYVYGEGNTLQRIIVASRFDILGTGWELHEPRIYETLTFEVREEASLRLDISQDLEVFGVLQTRFEAAALSLFELGRIISYLEGTGSNVERLRTAWHMKWSYAFSLLMMALIALALYTIFDSVYLNIALGLAIVFVYYVLFVLGVSLGERGFLSPFLGAWMGNLLFGFLAGGRLLWHVMPDNPFDFLRGR; encoded by the coding sequence ATGTCTTCTCGAAACGTCAAGCTCCCTCCTCCGACGCGGCCTTCCATCGCCCCTTTCGTCAGCGACGTTTTCCGTCGCTTGACCGCCTATCGATTGAGCACGCTGCAACGCTATCTGCTTGTTCAGAATCTTTTTCTGAACGGGTTGTGTCTCGGGGTCGGGATCTGCATCTACCTGCTTCAGGACCTGGTGGAAAACCTGGACGTTTTTGTCCAGGCCGGTGTGGGCGTGGGCACCATGGCCGGTTTTTTTCTGGCTAAATTGCCGCTGATTCTTTCGCAGATCCTGCCGGCGGCCTTCCTGGTCTCCCTGATCGTCCAGATCGGACTGCTGGTTCGCCACCGGGAACTGCTCGCCCTTCAGTCCGGCGGGGTTTCCTATACGGCGTTGGTTCGTTTCTATGCCGTATACGGTTTGGTCTGGTGTTTCGCGCAACTTTTCCTGGCTCAGGCCCTAGGCGTGGCCGGTCAGCGGGCCATGGACCGCATCTGGGCGGAGCAGGTGCGAAAGGAAGAGGCTGGGCAAGTGGAATTGCGCGATATCTGGTTTCTGAGTGGCACCTACGTGGTCAGCGTCGACGGGGCGTATCCGGAGCAACGCCGTGGCCGGGACATCACGGTTTATGTCTACGGCGAGGGCAATACGCTGCAACGGATTATCGTCGCGAGTCGGTTCGACATTCTGGGTACGGGCTGGGAGCTGCACGAACCTCGGATCTACGAAACGCTTACCTTTGAGGTTAGGGAAGAAGCATCCTTGAGGCTGGATATCTCTCAGGATCTTGAGGTCTTCGGCGTCTTGCAAACCCGATTCGAGGCCGCCGCGCTTTCACTGTTCGAGCTGGGGCGGATCATTTCTTACCTGGAGGGCACCGGTTCCAACGTGGAACGGCTGCGTACGGCCTGGCATATGAAGTGGTCCTATGCCTTCTCCCTGCTGATGATGGCCCTCATCGCTCTGGCGCTGTATACCATTTTCGACAGCGTCTACCTGAACATCGCCCTGGGGCTGGCCATTGTTTTCGTGTATTACGTGCTCTTCGTACTCGGGGTCTCCCTGGGGGAACGTGGTTTTCTTTCTCCCTTTCTGGGCGCATGGATGGGAAATCTCTTGTTTGGCTTTCTGGCCGGGGGACGTCTGCTTTGGCATGTGATGCCCGACAATCCGTTTGATTTCTTGCGAGGCCGTTAG
- a CDS encoding phosphatase PAP2 family protein: MVNTREVASNRPKLWGQLTSSPLWWWVGASALIGGLLSIPLFRGDLAVTAWGLELSRESILLQWWNDVAARSLFQGESPGAQDLTYATLILVLAVYFSALTPFWGPKASGIRLFAGYYLACMLLFLVTNRGLKAFFGRARPQDVLRGDQDYSSIWLIGPYGFSEAMSKGSFTSGHTTTAMFLLPMAVCLWCASRRSLAWSVLLLALAWGSMVGVGRVFHGSHYPGDVLWAIIICLWICAFAAYRLFGLDRRGQSPAMLSGWELQLTIWSALTLFALFAAVIGVKQMVFEPTWYWPLVLVLSTLAAWISSIKTARLTRS; this comes from the coding sequence ATGGTTAATACCCGAGAGGTCGCTTCGAATCGGCCCAAGCTTTGGGGGCAACTCACGTCCTCACCGCTTTGGTGGTGGGTCGGGGCAAGTGCGCTGATCGGGGGGCTGCTCAGCATCCCTCTTTTTCGGGGAGATCTGGCCGTGACGGCCTGGGGCCTGGAGCTGTCCCGTGAATCCATTTTGCTGCAATGGTGGAACGACGTGGCCGCGCGATCTCTGTTTCAGGGAGAATCGCCCGGCGCTCAGGATCTGACCTACGCGACGCTCATTCTGGTTTTGGCCGTCTATTTTAGCGCCTTGACGCCGTTCTGGGGGCCAAAGGCCTCCGGCATCCGGCTCTTTGCCGGATACTATTTGGCGTGCATGCTGCTCTTTCTCGTGACCAATCGCGGCCTGAAGGCCTTTTTTGGACGGGCTCGGCCCCAGGACGTTCTTCGCGGAGACCAGGACTATTCCTCAATCTGGCTGATCGGGCCGTACGGTTTTTCCGAGGCGATGAGCAAGGGCAGCTTCACGTCGGGGCACACCACCACCGCGATGTTTTTGCTCCCAATGGCCGTATGCCTTTGGTGCGCTTCGCGACGATCCCTCGCATGGTCGGTGCTGCTGCTGGCATTGGCCTGGGGAAGCATGGTGGGGGTCGGTCGGGTATTCCATGGCTCGCATTACCCCGGCGACGTGCTCTGGGCCATAATCATCTGCCTCTGGATATGTGCCTTTGCGGCTTACCGCCTTTTCGGCCTTGATCGTCGCGGCCAATCCCCAGCCATGCTCTCTGGCTGGGAGTTGCAACTGACGATTTGGTCCGCCTTGACCCTCTTCGCCTTGTTCGCTGCAGTGATCGGAGTCAAGCAAATGGTTTTCGAACCGACGTGGTATTGGCCTCTGGTCTTGGTTTTAAGCACTCTGGCCGCTTGGATAAGTTCGATCAAAACAGCCCGTCTCACACGATCCTGA
- a CDS encoding NADH-quinone oxidoreductase subunit A — MVFTWFHLALIVFLLAGVLFAAGPLLISRLIAPRFKGGDITMPYECGITPQGSAWTRFGVNYYFYALIFLAFEVDILYLFPVATYYPHSEGFLPLIKLFIFLFILGISIIYFWRKGVFSWPRRISL, encoded by the coding sequence ATGGTATTCACTTGGTTTCACTTGGCTTTGATCGTTTTTCTCTTGGCGGGCGTTCTGTTTGCCGCGGGGCCCCTGCTCATCTCCCGCCTGATCGCTCCCCGGTTCAAAGGCGGGGATATCACGATGCCCTATGAATGCGGGATCACGCCGCAGGGCAGCGCCTGGACCCGCTTCGGGGTCAACTACTACTTCTATGCTTTGATCTTTCTCGCCTTTGAGGTGGACATCCTCTATTTGTTTCCGGTGGCCACCTACTATCCACACTCCGAGGGTTTCCTGCCGTTGATAAAGCTGTTCATCTTCCTGTTTATTCTCGGAATTTCCATTATCTATTTCTGGCGCAAAGGAGTGTTCTCATGGCCGAGACGGATTTCTCTCTGA
- a CDS encoding NADH-quinone oxidoreductase subunit B, whose translation MAETDFSLKRADLGQDQAPIRIAPLEKIFDVCRSMSLWPMTFGLACCAIEMMAVGMARFDIARYGAEVFRPSPRQSDLMIVAGTVTKKMAPAVVRLYEQMPGPKWVMALGNCSISGGPFNFKGQYNVVEGVDRIIPVDVYVPGCPPRPEALLEGLFLIQEKITGKRWWPVAKPVGAAVVEGGVR comes from the coding sequence ATGGCCGAGACGGATTTCTCTCTGAAGCGAGCCGATCTGGGCCAAGACCAAGCGCCGATCCGGATCGCCCCCCTGGAAAAGATTTTCGACGTCTGTCGGTCCATGTCCCTCTGGCCGATGACCTTCGGTCTGGCCTGTTGCGCCATTGAGATGATGGCCGTGGGCATGGCCCGGTTCGACATAGCCCGCTACGGCGCGGAGGTGTTCCGTCCCTCCCCGAGGCAGTCCGACCTGATGATCGTGGCCGGGACGGTGACCAAGAAAATGGCCCCCGCAGTGGTCCGGTTGTACGAACAGATGCCTGGGCCGAAATGGGTCATGGCCTTGGGGAACTGTTCCATCTCCGGCGGGCCGTTCAACTTCAAGGGCCAGTATAACGTTGTCGAAGGGGTTGATCGGATCATCCCGGTGGACGTTTACGTTCCGGGATGCCCGCCCCGGCCCGAGGCCCTGCTGGAAGGGCTGTTCCTGATTCAGGAAAAAATTACCGGCAAGCGCTGGTGGCCGGTGGCCAAGCCCGTGGGCGCGGCCGTCGTCGAGGGAGGTGTCCGATGA
- a CDS encoding NADH-quinone oxidoreductase subunit C: protein MTLDALRDVPVLRLEECSPNVSGLTLAAYLAPEELRPAAAKLLGKAYFLEDVSVVEVSEGFLGVYHFDHFDAPGRIALRVLIPKDAPELPTISDIYQGASWHERECRDFFGVTFAGHENMTPLLLAAEDAEFHPLRKGDKALKSLTDLVPDGEGGPQAGDVAAFLAAAEESEAPGTPSDVTGSADGHESDEVSAT, encoded by the coding sequence ATGACCCTTGATGCGTTGCGCGACGTGCCGGTCTTGCGTCTGGAAGAATGCTCCCCGAACGTGTCCGGCCTGACTCTTGCCGCATACCTTGCTCCGGAAGAGTTGCGACCCGCGGCGGCCAAGCTTCTTGGAAAGGCCTACTTTCTGGAGGACGTCTCCGTGGTGGAGGTTTCGGAAGGGTTTCTCGGCGTGTACCATTTCGATCATTTCGACGCACCGGGCAGGATCGCCCTCCGGGTGTTGATACCCAAGGATGCCCCGGAACTGCCGACGATCTCGGACATTTATCAGGGAGCCTCGTGGCATGAGCGGGAATGCCGGGATTTCTTCGGCGTGACCTTCGCCGGACATGAGAACATGACGCCCTTGCTGCTGGCCGCCGAGGACGCTGAGTTTCATCCGTTGCGTAAGGGCGACAAGGCTCTCAAGAGCCTGACGGACTTGGTACCCGACGGCGAAGGAGGGCCGCAAGCCGGAGATGTGGCCGCGTTTCTCGCGGCCGCGGAGGAGAGCGAAGCCCCAGGCACGCCTTCCGACGTTACGGGATCGGCGGACGGCCACGAGAGCGACGAGGTTTCCGCCACGTGA
- a CDS encoding NADH-quinone oxidoreductase subunit D — protein MTSSASPGRFHLGGDFYTNHFEKGGSPDTMILNMGPQHPATHGVLRVIFELDGEYILRTEPVLGYLHRMHEKMGEEQTYYQYMPNMGRVDYLHALAWNWAWAGAVEKLGGIEVPRRAEFIRVITCELNRISSHLLWWGAFLLDLGAFTPIMYGFDDRERILDILQRPTGSRLTYSYYRLGGVAADLDDTAQRMIRDFVLHLRSRLPMYRDLVTGNMILRHRLEGVGHISVEMCRRYGATGPTLRGSGVAYDVRRAEPYSVYPELNFSIPTDDDCDGMARYNVRMAEIEQSLDIIEQALDMLPDGDFWVKNAPKPKWKAPKGEVYFAVEGARGKIGVHLVSDGSATPYRVKLRAPGFSNLSLFAEVTRGTLLADAVAILGSLDMVIPEIDR, from the coding sequence ATGACCAGTTCCGCGTCTCCAGGGCGATTCCATCTCGGTGGGGATTTCTACACCAATCATTTCGAAAAGGGCGGCTCGCCGGATACCATGATCCTGAACATGGGGCCGCAGCACCCGGCCACCCACGGCGTGCTGCGGGTCATTTTCGAATTGGACGGCGAGTATATTCTGCGCACCGAGCCGGTGCTGGGGTATCTGCACCGGATGCACGAGAAAATGGGCGAGGAGCAGACGTACTACCAGTACATGCCCAACATGGGCCGGGTGGACTATCTGCATGCCCTGGCTTGGAACTGGGCCTGGGCCGGGGCCGTGGAAAAGCTGGGCGGGATCGAGGTGCCCCGTCGAGCCGAGTTCATCAGGGTGATCACCTGCGAGTTGAACCGGATCAGTTCCCACTTGCTCTGGTGGGGGGCCTTCCTGCTGGATCTGGGGGCGTTCACCCCGATCATGTACGGATTTGACGATCGGGAACGAATCCTGGACATCCTGCAGCGGCCCACCGGATCCCGGCTGACCTACAGTTATTACCGCCTCGGCGGGGTGGCGGCGGACCTGGACGATACGGCCCAGCGTATGATCCGGGACTTCGTGCTCCATCTGCGCTCCAGGCTGCCCATGTACCGCGATCTGGTCACGGGCAACATGATCCTGCGTCATCGCCTGGAGGGCGTGGGACACATCTCCGTGGAGATGTGTCGGCGCTACGGGGCCACCGGTCCCACCCTGCGCGGCTCCGGCGTGGCTTACGATGTGCGCAGGGCCGAGCCCTACTCCGTCTATCCCGAGCTGAACTTCAGCATCCCCACTGACGACGACTGCGACGGCATGGCCCGGTACAATGTGCGCATGGCTGAAATCGAGCAGAGCCTGGACATCATTGAACAGGCCCTGGACATGCTGCCTGACGGTGATTTCTGGGTCAAAAACGCACCTAAACCCAAATGGAAAGCGCCCAAGGGTGAAGTATATTTCGCGGTGGAGGGCGCGCGCGGCAAGATCGGCGTACATCTGGTCAGTGACGGCAGCGCTACGCCCTACCGGGTCAAGCTGCGCGCGCCGGGTTTTTCCAATCTGAGTCTCTTCGCCGAAGTGACCAGGGGCACCTTGCTGGCCGACGCCGTGGCCATTCTGGGCAGCCTGGATATGGTCATTCCGGAAATCGACAGGTGA
- the nuoH gene encoding NADH-quinone oxidoreductase subunit NuoH, with translation MTPPFGMPLELFTIFLALALLAGFVGLNGLVLVYLERKVAGHIQRRPGPFEVGPHGLLQPLADALKLVGKQLITPRGADKWLFWTAPIISFAPVFVLFLPIPFGPILTAMELDLGLLLILAFAGINVLALCLAGWSSENKWSLLGAARAVAQSVAYEIPLLLAVLAIAFQYGSLNLSTIVSGQGAWPWQWNIMVQPVAFFIYFVCALAETNRAPFDLPEAESELTAGFHTEYSGMGFGIFFLAEYANMIVVCAVATALFLGGWNGPAAPGVWWFLAKVYLLLLVMMWFRWTYPRVRFDQLLNLSWKWLLPLALINLVVTLVLVKL, from the coding sequence ATGACTCCTCCTTTCGGCATGCCTCTTGAACTGTTCACCATCTTCCTGGCCTTGGCCCTGCTGGCCGGGTTCGTGGGCCTCAACGGCCTGGTCCTGGTTTACCTGGAGCGGAAAGTAGCCGGGCACATTCAGCGTCGGCCCGGGCCCTTCGAGGTCGGACCTCACGGCCTGCTCCAGCCCCTGGCCGACGCCCTGAAGCTGGTGGGCAAGCAGTTGATCACCCCACGGGGAGCGGACAAATGGCTGTTCTGGACCGCGCCGATCATCTCCTTCGCCCCGGTCTTCGTCCTGTTCCTGCCCATTCCCTTCGGCCCGATCCTCACGGCCATGGAACTGGACTTGGGGTTGTTGCTGATTCTGGCCTTCGCCGGAATCAACGTCCTGGCCCTGTGCCTGGCCGGGTGGAGTTCGGAGAACAAGTGGTCGCTCCTGGGCGCGGCCCGAGCAGTGGCCCAGTCCGTGGCCTACGAGATTCCTCTGCTGCTGGCCGTGCTGGCCATTGCCTTCCAGTACGGCTCGCTGAATCTGTCAACCATAGTTTCCGGGCAGGGTGCCTGGCCGTGGCAGTGGAACATCATGGTCCAGCCAGTGGCTTTTTTCATCTACTTCGTCTGCGCCCTGGCCGAGACCAACCGAGCTCCCTTCGACCTGCCCGAGGCGGAAAGCGAGCTGACCGCGGGCTTCCATACTGAATACTCAGGCATGGGCTTCGGTATCTTCTTCCTGGCCGAGTACGCGAACATGATCGTGGTCTGCGCCGTGGCCACGGCCTTGTTCCTGGGCGGCTGGAACGGTCCGGCTGCCCCGGGCGTCTGGTGGTTTTTGGCCAAGGTCTATCTGCTGTTGCTGGTGATGATGTGGTTCCGCTGGACCTACCCCCGGGTGCGTTTCGACCAGCTTTTGAACCTGAGCTGGAAATGGCTCCTGCCCCTGGCCCTGATCAACTTGGTCGTGACCCTCGTGCTTGTAAAGCTTTGA
- a CDS encoding 4Fe-4S binding protein, with the protein MTMIREFGKALQGLWSLAIGLGVTFRAFVRPQVTVHYPRATVDDANLRTYHGHVELTGKDDAPEIPKCISCGMCAMNCPSACLTVVKQKAPKPTPEQKKAMEEAEARGEKVKKPSAPKNPASFTYDFSLCSLCGTCVESCPADSLRFSNEIYQAGFDRKDFQFDLLARLRGQAEGLSGASPKPVPKTDDDPDNRPDHKTDSKTDPKTEKVEK; encoded by the coding sequence ATGACCATGATTCGTGAATTCGGAAAGGCGCTGCAAGGCCTGTGGAGCCTGGCGATAGGTTTGGGCGTTACCTTCCGGGCTTTTGTCCGGCCCCAGGTGACGGTGCATTATCCTCGGGCCACCGTGGACGACGCCAATCTGCGGACCTATCACGGCCATGTTGAACTGACCGGCAAGGATGATGCACCCGAGATACCCAAGTGTATTTCCTGCGGCATGTGCGCCATGAACTGTCCCAGCGCCTGTCTGACCGTGGTCAAGCAAAAGGCTCCCAAACCGACCCCGGAACAGAAGAAAGCCATGGAAGAAGCCGAAGCCCGGGGCGAAAAGGTTAAGAAGCCCTCCGCGCCCAAGAATCCAGCCTCCTTTACCTACGACTTTTCCTTGTGCAGCCTGTGCGGAACCTGCGTGGAAAGCTGCCCGGCGGATTCGTTGCGTTTTTCCAATGAAATCTATCAGGCTGGCTTTGATCGCAAGGATTTTCAGTTCGACCTGCTGGCCCGGTTGCGCGGGCAGGCTGAAGGCCTGTCCGGGGCCAGTCCCAAGCCAGTTCCCAAAACAGATGACGATCCAGATAACAGGCCTGACCACAAAACAGACTCCAAAACAGACCCAAAAACAGAGAAGGTGGAGAAGTGA
- a CDS encoding NADH-quinone oxidoreductase subunit J family protein, whose protein sequence is MEILAYVAFGVYVLIILFGGLLAVFSRNLVRALVGLVLTLFGVAGCYLLMAAPFMALMQILIYVAAVSIMIFFAIMLTKPPVGGEEQSGRPWWVGAGCVVAALAPTMLIARVLRWQPLASHEHPTEIVLMDLGRTFIEPYFLAFELISVVLTVAMAGAVLLAFERRQGQ, encoded by the coding sequence ATGGAAATTCTCGCCTACGTCGCCTTCGGCGTCTACGTGCTGATCATTTTGTTCGGCGGCCTGCTGGCTGTCTTCAGCCGCAACCTGGTCCGTGCCCTCGTCGGCCTGGTGCTGACGCTGTTCGGGGTGGCGGGCTGCTACCTGCTGATGGCTGCACCGTTCATGGCCTTGATGCAGATTCTGATCTACGTGGCCGCGGTGAGCATTATGATTTTTTTCGCGATCATGCTCACCAAGCCGCCGGTGGGCGGGGAGGAGCAGTCGGGTCGGCCCTGGTGGGTGGGCGCTGGATGCGTGGTCGCGGCCCTGGCTCCGACCATGCTCATCGCCCGGGTGCTACGCTGGCAGCCTCTGGCTTCCCATGAACATCCCACGGAGATCGTGCTCATGGACCTGGGCCGGACGTTCATCGAACCCTACTTTCTGGCCTTTGAATTGATTTCCGTGGTCCTGACCGTAGCCATGGCCGGAGCGGTGCTTCTGGCCTTTGAAAGGAGACAAGGCCAATGA
- the nuoK gene encoding NADH-quinone oxidoreductase subunit NuoK, whose amino-acid sequence MTALTMFQLVSLLLLALGLFGVIWRRSLVGMLISVELMLNGAGLSIVASGQLTDASGTVGHAAALFVMGLAAAEAALVLAIIIVVAKRYGHIESARLRTLRG is encoded by the coding sequence ATGACGGCGCTTACCATGTTTCAACTGGTCAGTTTGCTTTTGCTGGCCTTGGGCCTGTTCGGCGTGATCTGGCGGCGCAGCTTGGTGGGCATGCTGATCAGCGTGGAGCTGATGCTCAACGGAGCGGGCCTGAGCATCGTGGCCTCGGGCCAGCTCACCGACGCCTCGGGCACCGTGGGCCATGCCGCGGCCCTGTTCGTGATGGGTCTGGCCGCGGCCGAAGCCGCCCTGGTTCTGGCGATCATCATTGTCGTGGCCAAGCGCTACGGCCACATTGAAAGCGCGCGCCTGCGCACCCTGCGAGGCTAA
- a CDS encoding monovalent cation/H+ antiporter subunit D family protein, with the protein MPEILVSAKILIPLLITLVAPLGIVLARHNPNNREAVSFAAGILTFATVLSFVPDVLDGKIWTYTLFTLIPGVTVKFGVDGLSLIFALVASFLWILATSYNIGYMRSLNEHAQTRYYFCFAVAIFGALGVAFSANIFTLYLFYEVITLFTYPLVAHHQDDTSFAGARKYLVYLMGTSKLFLLPAMIMTYVLAGSLDFNLTDVVHGIFPADANPVAVTVTYVLFIAGLAKAAIMPLHNWLPSAMVAPTPVSALLHAVAVVKAGVFCVCRIILSAFGLETMDVLYLGIPTAYLAAFTIVVASCIALTKDDLKARLAYSTVSQLSYVILGVALLTPMAVMGGTTHIAHHAFAKITLFFGAGAIYVATHVKKISLLSGMGRRMPWTFGAFSLAALSMIGAPPVSGFVTKWYLANGALDAGQIVILIALMASTVLNASYFGPIIYKAFFEAPAPGVRLEDYKEAPLTMVVPLFLTALISIFLGLYPDTFMGFIKAMAQF; encoded by the coding sequence ATGCCCGAGATATTGGTCAGCGCCAAAATCCTCATCCCTCTGCTCATCACCCTGGTCGCGCCCCTGGGCATCGTCCTGGCCCGACACAACCCCAACAACCGGGAGGCGGTGTCCTTTGCCGCGGGCATTCTGACCTTCGCCACGGTGCTGTCCTTTGTGCCGGACGTGCTGGACGGCAAGATCTGGACCTACACCCTGTTCACCCTGATCCCCGGGGTCACGGTCAAGTTCGGTGTGGACGGCCTGTCCCTGATCTTCGCCCTGGTGGCCTCGTTTCTCTGGATCTTGGCCACCAGCTACAACATCGGGTACATGCGTTCGCTGAACGAACACGCCCAGACCCGCTACTACTTCTGCTTCGCGGTGGCCATTTTCGGGGCCCTGGGCGTGGCCTTCAGCGCGAACATCTTCACGCTGTACCTGTTCTACGAAGTCATCACCTTGTTCACCTACCCGCTGGTGGCCCACCACCAGGACGACACATCCTTTGCCGGGGCCCGCAAGTACCTGGTCTACCTGATGGGTACCTCCAAGCTGTTTCTGCTCCCGGCCATGATCATGACCTACGTGCTGGCCGGCAGCCTGGACTTCAACCTGACCGACGTGGTCCACGGCATCTTCCCCGCGGACGCCAACCCCGTCGCGGTGACCGTGACCTACGTGCTGTTCATCGCCGGTCTGGCCAAGGCCGCGATCATGCCCCTGCACAACTGGCTGCCCTCGGCCATGGTCGCGCCCACGCCGGTCTCGGCCCTGCTGCACGCCGTGGCCGTGGTCAAGGCCGGGGTGTTCTGCGTCTGTCGGATCATTCTCTCAGCCTTTGGCCTGGAAACCATGGACGTGCTCTACCTGGGCATTCCCACGGCCTACCTGGCCGCGTTCACCATTGTCGTGGCCTCGTGCATCGCCCTGACCAAGGACGACCTCAAGGCCCGGCTGGCCTATTCCACGGTCAGCCAGCTGTCCTACGTGATCCTGGGCGTGGCCCTGCTCACACCCATGGCCGTGATGGGCGGCACCACGCACATCGCCCACCACGCCTTTGCCAAGATCACGCTGTTTTTTGGCGCCGGGGCGATCTACGTGGCCACGCACGTCAAGAAGATCAGCCTGCTTTCGGGCATGGGTCGACGGATGCCCTGGACCTTCGGGGCCTTTTCCCTGGCTGCCCTGAGCATGATCGGCGCGCCTCCGGTCAGCGGCTTCGTGACCAAATGGTACCTGGCCAACGGGGCCCTGGACGCCGGGCAGATCGTGATCCTGATCGCCCTGATGGCCAGCACCGTGCTCAATGCCAGCTATTTCGGCCCGATCATCTACAAGGCCTTTTTCGAGGCCCCGGCCCCGGGCGTCCGGCTGGAAGACTACAAGGAAGCCCCCCTGACCATGGTCGTGCCCCTGTTCCTCACCGCCCTGATCTCCATCTTCCTGGGCCTGTACCCGGACACCTTCATGGGCTTCATCAAGGCCATGGCCCAGTTCTAG